GGTGTAGATGCCGCCGCCGTCGTCGAGCCGGCGCATGAAGTTCTGCACGCGATTGTGGGTGATGCGATTGGCACGCGCGTCGGGCGGCGCCGGCGGCTGGCCCCAGCCCCAGCCGACGCTGATCGCGGTGTACGGCAGGCCCACGGTCTCGTTGTGGGCGATCTCCAGCGCGTCGGTGTAGTAGCCGAGGATTGCGACCGAGCCGAAGTAGTCCTGGCCGAGATGGGCGAGGAAGTTGTTGGCGACGCGGTTGCGCCGCGGGAAGAGGCGGGGCGTGTTCGGCCGCGCGGCGTCCTCGCCGATCTCGATGCCGCCGGCCGCGAGGTCGACGAACGCGTTTTCCTCGATGGCGTTGTCGTCGCCGCCGCCGGTGAACATCACGCCGGTGCCTCCGAGGTGGAGAAAGCGGTTGCGGCGCAGGACGACGTGGTCGGCGGTGTGCGCCTGAAACGCCGCGGGGATGCGGTCCTTGCGCTGGTTGTGCCGGTACTGCGGATCGTCCGCTTGCCCGGGCTGGGCGGGCACGAGCGAGTTTGCCTGCACGTCGACGAAGCCGGCCACGCTGGGGCGCGTCCACCCGGTGTGGGCGAACGTGAAGCCCTCGAAACGCAGGTGGTGCACGGGCGCGGCGGGCGTCCCGGCCAGGACGATCAGGTTTTCCAATACGGGGCGGATCACGACCGCGGTCGCGAGGTTCTCCCCGTCGCGCGGGCGGTAGCGGAGCGTGCCCGTCGGCCGGTCGAGGAAGAACTCCCCGGGGGCGTCGAGAAACGCGGCCGCGTTCTCGAGCCAATAGGCGCGGTGCTCGTAGCGGCGGTCGCCCTGCGGCTGCCGGGTGACGGCGTCCCACTCGAGTGGATTGATCACGGCGCGGACGGTGTCGCCGTCGCCGGTGACCCGGCTGATGCGGAGTCGCTTGTGCATCCAGGCAATCAGGACGGACATCTCCACCTCGTCCGGCCGCAGCTCGGCGCCCCCGAAGTTGGCCCGCGGCACGTCAAAACCGTCGGCGGCCTTTTCCGTCGTGAGCGTGAAGGTCTCCCCAACGTTCGGGTGCCGCGCGCGAATCGCGCGACGCTCGCCGATCCAGAGCTGCCGGAAGTCGGCGTCGTGGCCGACCTCCGCCGCGTACGTGGCCGCATCGACGCGTCGCCAGCTGGTCACGCGCCGCCCACCGCTAAGGATCACGCGGGCGTCGGGCGCGGCGCGATAGGTGACAACGTGACCGCCGCGCCCCGAGTCGGCGGCGTCGAACCGCACCGGTGCCGCCAGCTCGTAGATCCCGGGCTGGAACGTGACGACGATGTCGGCTGGCGCGCGACCGCCGGCCAGCGTCTCGCGGACGGCCTGGCGCGCGCGTTCGAACGTGGCAAACGGGGCGGCGGCGGAGCCGTCGTGCGCATCGTCGCCCGCCGGCGCGGGCGCGACGAAATAGTCGGTGGGCCGGCCGGCGGCGACAAGCGCGGGGCCGCAGAGGGCACCGACCCAGAGAACGAGGAGCAGGAGCGGACGAATCATGCGGCACGGACGAGTCGCGGCAGCGTGCGCCAGAGCAGCACCGCGGCCAGGGGATGAAGGCAGGCGAGACCGATGAAGACCGGCACGTAGCCGATGTGCTGGATCAGGGGACCGGCTACGAGATTCATTAAAAGTCCTCCGCTGGCGCCGACGGCCCCGAGGAGGCCGGCAATGGTCGCCGCGGAGTTGCGCGGGAAGATGTCGGCTACGAGGAGCCCCTGGCCGAAGAACCAGATCTGGCAGATGATCGCCACGGCGGAGATCAGCACCAGGGCCCAGAGGAGCGAGGGCGCGAAGGTGGTGAATGCGCCGAGCGGGGCAAACGCCGCGGCGAGCGCGAACATCGTGACGCGCACGCGCGCCGGCGGCCGCCCCCGGGCGACGAAGAAGTCCGTGATCCGGCCGGTCAGGATCACCGCCAGCGAGGCGACAAACGACGGGATCCAGCCGATCCAGCCGAGTTGGGAGAGCGAAACACCGATCCGCTCCTGCAGGTAACCCGGCAGCCAGAAGAGGTGAAAGTACCAGACCGGGTCGGTCACGGCGCGCGCCCCGAGGAGGATCCATACCCGCGTGTCGCCCAGGATCGTCCGCAGCGGCACCGCGGCGGGCTCCGCCTCGGCCGCGCCCGACGCGGCCGGCGGATTCCGGTCGGTCAGCCACCAGCCCGCGGCGAGCACGCAACCGACTACGCCGGGCAGGATGAACGCCCAATGCCAGCTCCACGTCGTCGTGAGGAGCGCGACCAGCGGAGGCGCCAGGATCGCGCCGACCGTGGTGCACGGGCTCAGGAGGCTCCACGCAAACGCCCGCCGCTCCGGCGGAAACCACGTCATCATCACCCGCTGGATCGCCGGAAACGCGCCGGGCTCGGCCGCTCCCAAGAGGGCCCGGGCGCCAGCCAGTTGCGCGAGGTTCTGGGCGCAGCCGCAGAGGATGTTCGCTACCGACCAGATCCCGACGAAGGCGGAGAGGCTCCGGCGCGTGCCGAACCTGTCCACCAGCCGGCCGCTCACGACATAGAACAGGATGTACGGCGCCATGAACGCGGTCACCAGCCACGAGTAGTGGATGTCCGTGAGCGCCAGCTCGACCTTGAGCGTCGCCTTCAGGATCGAGAGCGTCTGGCGATCGAGGTAGTTGAGCAGCCCGATCCCGAAGAGCAGGAGGAGCAACCACCAGGCGCGGCGGCTTGGACGAGGGATGGACATGGGGAGGGTAACGTCGGACGACCGACGCGGAGAAGAGGAAGGCGGACGGCGCGGCGCGCGAACCGCGGCGTCACTGAAACCGTTCAGGACCTGGCGGGCGTCGCCGCGGCCGCGGGCACGCCCGGCTGCGGATGCCAGTCGCCGCGGATCTGGACCCACTGGGGATGATCGGGGAGACCGAAGCTGCGGCTTTGTTCGAGGCCGGTGACGAGATCGACCGCGGCGCGGGCGGCGAGGTCGTAACGCTGCTGGATGCCGGGCAGGCCCAGGGGATCGTCGGCCTGCCAGTTGGCGCACCACACGCGCCGGGCCTGGCGCAGCCGCTCGAGGCCCGGGTGGGCGATCTCGGCCCACATTTCCCGGCGCAGGAGGAGCACGCCGTCGGGATCATGAAGGCGGAGCCAGCGGCCGAACGCGGGCCGCGGCGAGCGGTCGAGCGCGTAGATGAGGCTGCGGGCCTTTGATTCCGAAGGGTGGTGCGTCATGAACGCGGCGCGCACGGCCTTGTCGGTCCGCAGGTCGATCTCCTCGGTGAGCACGATGGCGGGACGCTGCACGCCGAGCGCGGTCATGCGCTGCAGGCATTCGCCGACCGCATGGTAGTGGTCGTGGGCAACGCGGTGCAGTTCCACTGGCCAGCGGGCGTGGCCTAGGACGACGCACGCGAAGTGTTCCCATGCGAGCTGCAGGTTGGCGGAAACGCCTTCGATGCCCGGAGAGAAGATGACGCTGCTGATGCCGCGGGTGCGGAGGATGCCGGAGAGCCGCGCCCCGCTGAGCCGGTCCTCGGCGGGCCAAAACTCCTCGAGGTGGTAGCCGCGCAGCCCGGCGCGGGCGGAAGCGCCCTCGCGCATGCCGGCGAAGAACGGTTCGGCGCGGGTGAGGTCACGTCCGCCATGGACCCAGACGAGTGCGATGCGCCCGGCGGACTGGACCGGCCGGCCGCGGCCGATGTGCGCCATCAGGGCGGAGATCTGTGGATCCGGGCGGTAGCCAAGCTCGGCGGCGAGCGCCTGGATCCGCTGACACGTGGCCGGTGGAATGCTCGGGTGGTTGCGCAACGCGTACGAGACGGTGGATACGGCGACGCCGGCGCGCGCAGCGATGTGCTTGATGGTGCAGCGGAGTGGGGGCGGCATCGGCGCCGAGAGCTGAGTGAGCCGCTCCGACCGGCGCAATGCGGCAGTTCGGCTCGCCGTTCTCATGCTCACTCCTCCACCACGAGCAGCCCGCTCAAGGTGAGGCGATTGGGTCGGTACGGCGCGGGATCGCTGAGCGGCTGATGGGCGGCGGCCTTGATGCCCAGCTTGTCCGGCCCCGTCGCGAGGAGCTCGATGCGCACGCGATGGGTTCCGCTGGGAAGCGCTTCGGGATAGAACCACTCCCGGAGACGGCAGAAGGTCGGACTGGCGTAGCGATCGAAGAACGTCGTGATGACGGCCGGACGATCATCGACGGTGACCTTGAAGTTCCCGCTGTCGGGTCCGGCGATGCCGAGGACCCCGACGATGGTGCCCGTACATTCAAACTCGACGGCCGCGCCGGGCTGTTCCGTGCGCCACGTCGGCGGGAGCAGGGACTTCTGCACGCCCCGCAACCCGGCGTCGTCCGACAACACGGGCGCCCACGCGCCGTCGCGCCGGGCCTGTGTCACCGGCCGCAGTCCCGCGTGCTCCCAGTTGTCAGCGTGCAAGCGAGGCGGGAGTCGGTGCGGCTGCGCCGTACTCGGCTGGAGCAGCTGCGGCAGGACGGCGGCCAGGACATCGGCATAGACCCGATGCCCCGCGGCGGTGGGATGAACGCCGTCGTCGGAAAACACGGCGATGCTCTCGGGCGCGCCCGAGGGCGCCGGGCCTTTGAACACGAGCCGCCCCTGCTCAAGTCGCGCGGCGACCTCGCCGCCGAAATGCACCGACGGAATGCCATAGTGAGCGGCCACGTTTTCCATCGCGCGCGCCGAGGCCTGGTAGCGGCCCGCCTGGATGTCCGGCAGCGAGGCGGCGGCCACGGTGTACACGAAGCAGATGTCGGTCTGGGGCCGGGCGCGCCAGGTCTGGCGGACGATGCCCTCGATCGTCCGCTCGATGCGTTCCGGCGGCACCTGGGCGTCGTTGACGGCGAACTCGACGAACAGCAGGTCGGGCGCGTGGCGGAGCACGTCGCGTTGCAGGCGGCAGGCGCCAAGGTCGGAGCCGGTGCCGGGGACGCCCGCGGAGATTTCGTCGATGGTCGCGCTGGGCAGGAGCTGCCGGAGGAGGTCGGCGGAGAGCGAGCGCCAACCGTTGGGGGCGGCGGTGATGCTGCCGCCGAGGTAGGCGACCCGGAGCACGCTCCCGGCGGGAGCCTGCCGCGCCGCGGCAATGTGCGGCAGTCCCTCGCGCGGATGAAACCACGCGTCGGCGGCGCGCAGCGCGGCGGAGGGTGCCAGCAGGACGACCAGGGTGAGCAGACGGGCAAGCATCATGACGCGGTGGAATAGACCCGGATCTCGAAGACCCGCGCGTGATCGATGCCGTGGGTGGCCGAGACGCGCAAGGTGAGTTCACGCGCGTGCTGCGCCTGCGGCAGACGTTGGACGCGCTTGCGCAGCCGGTTGCCCGCCACCTGGGCGACCACGACACCGTCGAGAAGCAGTTCGAAGTCGCGCACCAGTTCCGGCTGCGGACCGCGGATGATCCGGCGGTTCGCCGCCTCGCTGGCGCTCAACGTCAGTTCGCGGGTGAAGCCGGAGTCGAACGTGAGGTGAATCTCCGCGATCTGCACCGGCTCCGTCCATGTGAGCGTGAGCGTCGCCGGCAATGTTGCGGATTCCCAGCGATGCGTGTTGCCGTCGGCCCACGGTCCAAAATCGGAGCGCAGTTCGCGCGTCCAGCCGTCGGTGACCTGCGCTGCGGGACCGAGCGCGGTTTCGGACGAGGCGGTGACGCGGGCGCCGCGGGCGAGATCGGCGGAATCCTCGTGGCGGATGCCGGGCAGGAACGCGTCGTCGCGGAGGAGCCGCTGCTGGAGCTGCTGGAGGGCGGCGCCGGTGAAATGGGCGGCAATCGGGCCGTCGGTGGCGTTGCGCCCCAAGGCGGCGGCGGTGCCGATGGCCTGGCCCATGACGGCGCACGTGGCCATCACGCGCGTGCTGGCGAACGCCACGTGCGTCGCGCTGATGTTGCGCCCAGCGAAGAAGAGGTTGCCCACGTTGCGCGAGCACAGCGCGCGCAGGGGGATGCCGTACAAGTGGGGGAGCAGGATGTGCCGGCACGGCGGCTCATTGGGCGCATCGATGCCCTCGGGCGGATGCAGGTCGAGCGGCCAGCCGCCGTACGCGACGGTGTCGGGGAACACCGTCCCCGCCTGGAGCTCCTGCTGCGTCAGGACGTGGGGGCCCAGGAATCGACGCGACTCGCGCTTGCCTGGCAGGGCGCCGATCCAGTCGAGCGCCCAAGGGGCGGACTCCGGGTAGCGGCCGGAGTTCTTCACGTAGCCCCAGACGCCGAGGGCGATCCGCAGCAACTCGTGGCGGATGGCGGGGTTGTCCTTGAGCGTGTCGTGCTGCCCACCCCATTCGAGCCACCAGTAGCCGTAGTCGTATCCCTCGATCGGGCGCAGCCGAAACGCCGTGGCATCGAATGGTCGCGCCCAGGCCGGGGTTTCGAACGGCTGCGGCGTGCCGTGGCGGCGCGCGGTGAACATGATCGAGCTGCCGAGCGTGTGCCGGTCGGCCACGTCGAGCGCGAGGTCCTCGCCAAAGTCGGCCTTTGCCTCCCGGCCCATCGTGAATTCGGCGCCGGCCTCGACGCCGAGGCGGCCGTCGCCGGAGCAATCCGCAAACAGCGGCGCATGCAGCGTGAACGTGTCCTCCGTGGACTGCCGGACCGCCGTGACCGAACGGATGCAGCGCAGCCCGTCGACTGTCTCGATGGCGCAACCGGTGCAGTCGGTGTCGAGCAACAGGGTGACGTTCGGCTCCGCCATGACCTTCTCGTAAAGGAGCAGGTCCCACTGCGCGTACGAGCGCTGCGGGTTGCGGCAGGCGTCCTCGAGCCGGAACTCCTCGATCAAACCCGACTCGCGGGCGCCCGGGCGGCGGCCGTGGACGTCGGCGCCGACGACGTGCATCCGGATCTCGCTCGACGCGTTGCCGCCGAGGACGGAGCGGTCCTGTACGAGGATGACCCGGGCGCCATTGCGGGCGGCGGCGACCGCGGCACAGACGCCGGCCAGGCCGCCGCCTACCACGACGAAGTCGGAGTGGAGATCGTGATGCGTCATCGGGAAGAAGGGGCGGGAACGGGCACGGCCGGCCGCGGGGTCACGGCGCGCGGGCTTACGGTGAGCACGGCGGGCTCGCGCTCGGCGGCGCGGGCGGTGAGCGTGAACGGCTCCGCCGTGCGCGTGGTTTGCACGATCACCTGGGCGAGCCCGTTGAAGAGGCTGCGTCGCGTGCCCTTGTCGGACTCGTGGCACGACGGATCGCCATTGCCGACGCCGATGATCCGGCCGGCGCCGGTGATCTCAAAGTCCACGGCATCCAT
This genomic window from Opitutus sp. ER46 contains:
- a CDS encoding right-handed parallel beta-helix repeat-containing protein is translated as MIRPLLLLVLWVGALCGPALVAAGRPTDYFVAPAPAGDDAHDGSAAAPFATFERARQAVRETLAGGRAPADIVVTFQPGIYELAAPVRFDAADSGRGGHVVTYRAAPDARVILSGGRRVTSWRRVDAATYAAEVGHDADFRQLWIGERRAIRARHPNVGETFTLTTEKAADGFDVPRANFGGAELRPDEVEMSVLIAWMHKRLRISRVTGDGDTVRAVINPLEWDAVTRQPQGDRRYEHRAYWLENAAAFLDAPGEFFLDRPTGTLRYRPRDGENLATAVVIRPVLENLIVLAGTPAAPVHHLRFEGFTFAHTGWTRPSVAGFVDVQANSLVPAQPGQADDPQYRHNQRKDRIPAAFQAHTADHVVLRRNRFLHLGGTGVMFTGGGDDNAIEENAFVDLAAGGIEIGEDAARPNTPRLFPRRNRVANNFLAHLGQDYFGSVAILGYYTDALEIAHNETVGLPYTAISVGWGWGQPPAPPDARANRITHNRVQNFMRRLDDGGGIYTTDRQPGSEIAFNVIAGMVTPDPGTKAGGALYPDQFTSGFHIHDNVVTDASRWLYIWNPNIRGNRVTANYADTSALRNDGTDNQVEPAVLLRAGAWPAEANTIAAAAGLEPRAAGVRETALSADDVFVDPTSVDFRGLRGHWSPMAASGGAVRLVANDVDAIGQWLPVIPRSGRYEVAVWREPGDPAARYVLQSQNGRTEVPVAAAGERGWTSLGQTTWAAGLSGEVSVTRADKTAAPLPASPLRFRPLNPR
- a CDS encoding MFS transporter; translated protein: MSIPRPSRRAWWLLLLLFGIGLLNYLDRQTLSILKATLKVELALTDIHYSWLVTAFMAPYILFYVVSGRLVDRFGTRRSLSAFVGIWSVANILCGCAQNLAQLAGARALLGAAEPGAFPAIQRVMMTWFPPERRAFAWSLLSPCTTVGAILAPPLVALLTTTWSWHWAFILPGVVGCVLAAGWWLTDRNPPAASGAAEAEPAAVPLRTILGDTRVWILLGARAVTDPVWYFHLFWLPGYLQERIGVSLSQLGWIGWIPSFVASLAVILTGRITDFFVARGRPPARVRVTMFALAAAFAPLGAFTTFAPSLLWALVLISAVAIICQIWFFGQGLLVADIFPRNSAATIAGLLGAVGASGGLLMNLVAGPLIQHIGYVPVFIGLACLHPLAAVLLWRTLPRLVRAA
- a CDS encoding LacI family DNA-binding transcriptional regulator; this translates as MPPPLRCTIKHIAARAGVAVSTVSYALRNHPSIPPATCQRIQALAAELGYRPDPQISALMAHIGRGRPVQSAGRIALVWVHGGRDLTRAEPFFAGMREGASARAGLRGYHLEEFWPAEDRLSGARLSGILRTRGISSVIFSPGIEGVSANLQLAWEHFACVVLGHARWPVELHRVAHDHYHAVGECLQRMTALGVQRPAIVLTEEIDLRTDKAVRAAFMTHHPSESKARSLIYALDRSPRPAFGRWLRLHDPDGVLLLRREMWAEIAHPGLERLRQARRVWCANWQADDPLGLPGIQQRYDLAARAAVDLVTGLEQSRSFGLPDHPQWVQIRGDWHPQPGVPAAAATPARS
- a CDS encoding SGNH/GDSL hydrolase family protein yields the protein MMLARLLTLVVLLAPSAALRAADAWFHPREGLPHIAAARQAPAGSVLRVAYLGGSITAAPNGWRSLSADLLRQLLPSATIDEISAGVPGTGSDLGACRLQRDVLRHAPDLLFVEFAVNDAQVPPERIERTIEGIVRQTWRARPQTDICFVYTVAAASLPDIQAGRYQASARAMENVAAHYGIPSVHFGGEVAARLEQGRLVFKGPAPSGAPESIAVFSDDGVHPTAAGHRVYADVLAAVLPQLLQPSTAQPHRLPPRLHADNWEHAGLRPVTQARRDGAWAPVLSDDAGLRGVQKSLLPPTWRTEQPGAAVEFECTGTIVGVLGIAGPDSGNFKVTVDDRPAVITTFFDRYASPTFCRLREWFYPEALPSGTHRVRIELLATGPDKLGIKAAAHQPLSDPAPYRPNRLTLSGLLVVEE
- a CDS encoding FAD-dependent oxidoreductase → MTHHDLHSDFVVVGGGLAGVCAAVAAARNGARVILVQDRSVLGGNASSEIRMHVVGADVHGRRPGARESGLIEEFRLEDACRNPQRSYAQWDLLLYEKVMAEPNVTLLLDTDCTGCAIETVDGLRCIRSVTAVRQSTEDTFTLHAPLFADCSGDGRLGVEAGAEFTMGREAKADFGEDLALDVADRHTLGSSIMFTARRHGTPQPFETPAWARPFDATAFRLRPIEGYDYGYWWLEWGGQHDTLKDNPAIRHELLRIALGVWGYVKNSGRYPESAPWALDWIGALPGKRESRRFLGPHVLTQQELQAGTVFPDTVAYGGWPLDLHPPEGIDAPNEPPCRHILLPHLYGIPLRALCSRNVGNLFFAGRNISATHVAFASTRVMATCAVMGQAIGTAAALGRNATDGPIAAHFTGAALQQLQQRLLRDDAFLPGIRHEDSADLARGARVTASSETALGPAAQVTDGWTRELRSDFGPWADGNTHRWESATLPATLTLTWTEPVQIAEIHLTFDSGFTRELTLSASEAANRRIIRGPQPELVRDFELLLDGVVVAQVAGNRLRKRVQRLPQAQHARELTLRVSATHGIDHARVFEIRVYSTAS